Proteins from a single region of Allocatelliglobosispora scoriae:
- the dapB gene encoding 4-hydroxy-tetrahydrodipicolinate reductase gives MTQENEPIRVGVLGARGRMGQEVCKTINRSDDLELVAMIDQGDWLFNASDAAAEVVVDFTTPDVVMDNLHWCIDQGISVVVGTSGFTPTRLDRVKSWLDKKPEVGVVIAPNFAIGAVLMMEFAERAAKYFESVEIIEQHHPAKVDAPSGTALRTAQIIGEARAAAGLGIVPDATKDEVSGARGATIDGIRVHSVRSMGLVAHQEVLFGTQGETLKLRHDSFDRSSFMPGVLLAIRAVVNRPGLTIGLGDLL, from the coding sequence GTGACGCAGGAGAATGAACCCATTCGGGTGGGTGTGCTGGGTGCTCGTGGCCGGATGGGCCAGGAGGTCTGCAAGACGATCAACAGGTCGGACGACCTGGAGCTGGTCGCCATGATCGATCAAGGTGACTGGCTCTTCAACGCCTCCGACGCCGCCGCCGAAGTCGTCGTCGACTTCACCACCCCGGACGTGGTGATGGACAACCTGCACTGGTGCATCGACCAGGGCATCAGTGTCGTCGTCGGCACCAGCGGCTTCACGCCGACCCGGCTCGACCGGGTCAAGTCGTGGCTGGACAAGAAGCCCGAGGTCGGCGTGGTCATCGCGCCCAACTTCGCGATCGGCGCGGTGCTGATGATGGAGTTCGCCGAGCGCGCCGCGAAGTACTTCGAGAGTGTCGAGATCATCGAGCAGCACCACCCGGCGAAGGTGGACGCTCCGAGCGGCACCGCGTTGCGTACGGCTCAGATCATCGGTGAGGCTCGTGCGGCGGCCGGCCTGGGCATCGTGCCGGATGCGACCAAGGACGAGGTCTCCGGCGCGCGTGGTGCCACCATCGACGGCATCCGGGTGCACTCGGTGCGGTCCATGGGCCTGGTCGCGCACCAGGAGGTCCTCTTCGGCACTCAGGGCGAGACGCTGAAGCTCCGCCACGACTCCTTCGACCGCAGCTCGTTCATGCCCGGCGTCCTGCTGGCGATCCGCGCGGTGGTAAACCGTCCCGGCCTGACGATCGGCCTGGGCGACCTCCTCTGA
- a CDS encoding GNAT family N-acetyltransferase, which produces MAVGFVRPARPDDAGEIARIQVATWRVAYRRLLPRQVLDGLEEPLLAERWLEAITAPPSKAHRVLIAVDQTGDEKMEAPDQSYVVGFLASGPADENALAPDEDHTALGEDVAAITEMLVEPRWGRRGHGSRLLAASVDLWRESGLRMGVAWSFEADSATTKFLTSAGWAPDGATRALDVEDMLVPQLRLHAAL; this is translated from the coding sequence ATGGCTGTCGGCTTTGTCCGACCGGCGCGTCCAGACGACGCCGGTGAGATCGCACGTATCCAGGTGGCGACCTGGCGGGTCGCCTATCGGCGGCTGCTCCCCCGGCAGGTGCTGGACGGGCTGGAGGAACCCCTGCTCGCCGAGCGCTGGCTGGAGGCGATCACCGCACCACCCAGCAAGGCACACCGCGTGCTGATCGCCGTCGACCAGACGGGCGACGAGAAGATGGAAGCACCTGACCAATCTTACGTGGTGGGCTTCCTCGCGTCAGGCCCAGCAGATGAGAACGCTCTCGCACCCGACGAGGATCACACCGCGTTGGGCGAGGATGTGGCGGCGATCACAGAGATGCTCGTCGAACCTCGCTGGGGCCGCCGCGGACACGGCAGCCGGCTGCTGGCCGCGAGCGTCGACCTCTGGCGCGAGTCGGGCCTGCGGATGGGTGTCGCCTGGTCCTTCGAGGCGGACTCCGCGACGACGAAGTTCTTGACGTCAGCCGGCTGGGCCCCCGACGGCGCAACCAGGGCGCTGGACGTGGAGGACATGCTGGTCCCCCAACTCCGCCTCCACGCAGCCTTGTAA